The sequence GAGTCCGCCCACTGGTACCAAATACAAGTTTCGTATAACTTCCAAATATACGACCGTAGCTCAGTTGGTTAGAGCACCACCTTGACATGGTGGGGGTCGGTGGTTCGAATCCACTCGGTCGTACCAAATAACCGTTATAAATCAAGCACTTACCAACCTAGATCAATCTTCAATTTTGCCTAAAATATTTCTAGGGTCAAAATAGGGTCACAAAAAATAGCTTAGAAAGCTAACTTTTAAAACGCCCCAACTTAATCAAATGAAGACACGTTAGTTTTATCTAACTCCATCTCAATGGCTTTGGTCTTTTTGGGTAGAAGACATGGCACTGTGGCGGACTACTTTTTTTCCTGCTATAAATTTTACCCATCAGGGTTTGTGATAAAAAAAGCCGGTAATAATTCCGGCTCTTTATTATTGTTCGCCAATCCCGGCACGGTGCAATTCGGCAATTTTGGCTTGATCTTGTTTAATCCAAATTGACAGCGTCATTAACCTGGCGCCGATATGTCGCAACTGATCGGCCGCCTCTACCGCCTCGGGCCGGTATGGCGTGCCGTCGCGGTAGTTCCATTTTATTGATCGTCGGGCGGCTCTTAGGTTTTCTTCAAGCTGTTTAAGTTCGTCGAATGTGCGTTCAGCGTCATAACTAAGCATTTTCGCGGCCTCCCGTCACATAGCGCGAGGTTTTACCTAAAGCAGCGGCGGCGATCATAAGTAAGCCCGTTACGCCTCCGGGTGTCACGCCCCAGCGCGCGGCGGCTTCGGTGAATGCGTCGATGTCATCTTGATAAAGCTTGTCGGGATCAATCGCAATCATTGCCGCCAGCCAACCAATTGCCACGAGTTGCAAGGGTGTAAATTGGCGCGCACGGTGTTGATTAAGGGCTCGTTTGCCGGCCTGCCAATGCACGGCCCAGGTTACATCATAAAGGCCTCGTTTGTTGCGCGGTATTTCGTTTTGTTCGTGCAATTGCCTGATCCGGCGATCAGTTACATTCAAAATTTCGCCCAATTGCGCGGCGTCAATTTCCCAAATTTCTCTTTTGTTAGTTTCCATAAGTCACCTGCAAGCCTTTGCGTTTGTTGCGGTTAGCGATCCGGCGGGCCGGGTTTGTTTTGTTGTTTGGTTTAAATTTGCGTTTGGTTTTCATGCTGTCGCGCTCCAGTTTGGATAAAAAAAGCCCCGGCGCGGTTTCAGGCTTCCGGCCTTTACAACTGGTTCGGGGCAAGGGTGGCCTTACGGCCGCCGATCAGAGGAGATTTCATTTCATTTCTGAAATGACTGCAAAACGCCCCAGCAAGACACAAAAAATGCTGGGGTTTATGCTCGGTTAAGAGGCCTGGTTTTGTAGGCCTCGGTTAATTAATAGCGCGGCTGTTTGGCTCATGCTTACGCTTAGGCCGCCTTGTTCAAGTCGCTGTTTGTGCTGTTTCAAAGCTTCCGCGGTTTTATCATCTAAATGAACAGCCACGCGGTGCGATCGTTTCTGGTTGTCTGGTTTGTTCATGTTAAAACGTCCTCAATATCCGTCAAATACCCAGCTAGGCCTGGCCTCTCGCTTAAAATCGCCCCGGTTGCGTTGGGCTACACGGCTTGCCAGTAGCAAGGCGGCGCGTTTAGCCTGGTTTGGTGCCAGTTCCGGCCATGCTTTGCTTATGCGGGCGGCCGCCTCGTTGATACCATCAAAAACGAATGCTCCCAGGCCTGGCGCTGTCACAATGGCGCGGCTTTCGCCGTCCTCGGCTCCAGGTCTAAAAACGATCGTAGCGGAATCAATCGTGGCGGTTAAGTCAGCCGGTAAGCCTTTTGGGGCTTGTGGCTGGCTCGATTTAAATAGCCAGCCAAACATTACGCCACGTTCCAGAATTTGCCAGGCTCTGGCAATAGCGCTTGCACATCAAACCAACATGAAACAACCAGATTACCGGCTGCGTCTGTACGCTCTGCAAGGAATAGGATTTCATCACCCAAAGCAATCGCCGCGCGGCTATACGCCCCTATGATTGTTGCAGTCGTGGCGGCGCTGAATTCACCCTTTATGCCAGCCGCGTATAGCCCGCCCTCGATCATTTGCGCCCCGGCGCCGGTCGTGCCAACAATGGCGCGTAATTCATTATGTTTAATGCCAGCAGTGGCGGCATTCGCCAGGCTAAAGGCGGCGGGGGTTGTCGCTACAATCGCGGCCAACAATTCAGCATCAACCGCGCGGCCAATGCCTAAAGCTATAGCTGTCATCAGTTCGGCCGATAGTTGCCCATCACCCAATGCCTTTTGTGTAGCGCGGTTAATTGTGAAGCGGGCTGCGCGCTGGGTGAATGCGTCGCGGTTAATAATCGCCTCATTCGACGGCATAGCGCCGGCGGTAATTTCGCCCTCACCGGTTAGCGGATCAAGTGCAACCGCTTGGAAGTTTGCCGGCTCGATTGTTACAAAACGGCCCGGCTCTTGACGGAAGCCAACCACGCCGCCGGATTCAATCGCCGTCATTTTTTCCGGCATTAAAATCAAGTTTGCGCCGGCTTCAATTACGCGGCTATTTTCCGCAAGTTTGCGCTCTAGTGTGGTTTGTTGGCCGGCCGGGGCTGTAATGCCAGGCGCATAAATGCGGCTTTCAACGTCCAGGAATACCGGCATAAGATCGCGGCCCAAACTCATTGCACCATTAACGCCGGCTAGGTTGCGGCGGTTTTTATCGACGATAAAAGTATCGTTACGCTCAATGCCTGGTCGTGCGACGGCGCGTTTTCCGTGTTCCAAAAGTTTTGCAAGTGTTGCCATGTTTAAATTCTCGTACTTGGTTTCAAATGGCCCGTTAGTGGGCTGTTGTGTGTCATTTTGTGCCAACCCCACACAAAAAGCCTCTGGCGAAATTTCCTAAATCGCAAAAAAACTGAATTTTTTTTCATGCCGCTAAAACGCATTTAAAAGCCCGTCATGCGGTTTTGTGGTTTTGCGGTGCTTTGGTGTGGGTTGCGCTGCGCTTGTGGCGTGGTGGCGGCTCGGTTTGGCTGAAACGGAAGCGTTAAAAAAATGCCACGCACAAGTTAAGAAACGCGAGTCCGTTCACCCGCAAGGGCCGTACCCGCCTCAGGAGTACCTTTTGCTTTTAGGGATCAATCAACCGCCAGGCGGCGGCTCGAATGGATAAGGGAAGCGGGACTAAGTTAAAAGAGGTGCGGGGTTATTTGGCACCCCTCACCCATGCCAAACCCAGTAATCAAGGGGCTTGCAGCCATTTTAAGGGGTGCGGGGGTGCGGGGGGTGTAGGCATTTCCATATAGAATGACGACCTATCATGTGTAACCCGTTCAATAACCCTTATATTTGTTTCAATAAAATACCCCTGCACCTTGCACCCCTTTATAGATAAAATCCCGGTATTTAAAGGGTTTGCAATGGGTGCGGGGTATGGGTGCGGGGTATGGGTGCGGGGGGGTAGCCTGCACCCTTTAAGCAAATAAAAAACCCGCATGAAGCGGGCTTATTAGGAGTTAGTATGGTTGCTCGTCAGAATATGCCGGCGGTTGATCCTGCCAGGGTTTGGGCACCTCGTAAAAGGTTCGGCCTTTAACCCTGCGCGGCTGCCCAAAAACGGCCTTTAGAATCGTTGCGGCCTTTTGCGCCTGTGCATTGGTTGGCCGGTCATAACCGATTTTAATTAAAACATCGGTGGCCGTTAGCTTCATAGTGCGCGGTGCTTCAATATCAAACGCGGTCAAAATAAGGTCCTCGATTGGATCGGCTTGCTTGTGATCGCCGTTAGACTGTTCAAGCAAGTTTTCTTCTTCACGATCCAACCACCAGCGTTCACCCGCTTTAAACCATTCGTAAACCTCGGCCCAAAGCTGTTGCATATCTATGCGGTGCTCATAGTTCACGCTGATAACCGGTATTGTCCACCAGCGGCTATTGCCCGTGTCATCAACTAGAAAATCATTAGGGTTCACGCTTGCACAAAATACCGTCTTACGCGGGTATTTTTCCTCGGTGCGTCCGTATGGGCGGCGGAATTGGTCATAATCGGCCGATATAAAACCTTTTAGGCGCGCTATGTCAGATTTACGAAACGTGCCCTCTAGCTCACCTAGTTCAACAATCCAGCTTGAAACGGCGCTTATGACCGAGTCTTTAATGTAAGGGTCTATAATCGCGTCAATTTTTACCAGTTCGCGCTTTTGCGCTGGGACCAATGCAGTAAACCAGGCTGTTTTGCCGGCGGATTGTGGACCCTGCAAAGTCAAAACGCCTTTAGACCTAAAACCATGCGGCATAGCAGCGGCGGCCACGGCTGAAATAAGCCAACGGCGCAAAAGTAGGCGCAAAAGGTTGCGATCATAACCAGGCCTGGTTGTTAGCGTTCCGGCCAATTCATCAAGCCGGCTGATGCCGTCCCAAGGATTTGACGTGATCCACTCCATGACCGAGTTAATTGGGTGTTGATCGCCAATACTCAAAAGGAATTCGGCCGCCTCGGTTTTTGGTAATCCGTTAAGCGCGCATAAACTCAAAACGGTATTGATCGCCGCCGCGCGGCTGTTATCAACCAGACCGGATTGGCCGGGGTAGGTTACTTTTAAATCTTTACCAATCACGTCATAACGCACATTAAAACCATAGTGCCTAAGCATATAATTTAGGTTTGGTATCGTGTTAAGTGGTTTACCTTTTTCGCTCATGTGCGGCCATGTTCCGGGTGGCACCGGTGGCATAGTATGCACGTCGGTTAGGTTGTCATTGGCCGCCGGCGTGGGTAGTTGCGCGGCCTCGAACATCGGCGCGGCCTTTACCAATTCAAGCATTTTTTCACGGGTACCGCCGGCGGCTATCCAGTCGGAAACGTCGCCTTTGTTCGCCAGGCCTGGCAAATCAACCAGTTTTATTTTTTCAACGCCGGCGGCGCTAAGACTCAAAGCAATGGCTCGGCTATGGTCACGCCCGGCCGCGTCATTATCGGCCAAAATTACCACGTCACGGCCAGCAAAATAGCGGTTAAGCGATGGTGGCCAGCCTTTACCGTTTTTCTTAGCGCCGCCGCTGTTTGTGGTGGTCAAAAATCCAAGCGCGGCCAAGTTGTCTGCGTCCTTTTCACCCTCGCAAATAAAAACGGTCACACCAGGATTTGAGGCCATTTCTTGCAAGCGATAAGGCAAAGGCTCGACGCCTTTAACGGACCAATTCCAACCGGTGGGCTTTGTCGGATCGGGGCGGCGTTGTCTGAAGTCTTTCGGCTCAAATCTAACGACTTGGTAAACTAACTCGCCTACCTCGTTGCAATAGTCATAAAATGCGATGGCTCGCCCGGTGCCTTGTTTGTTCGTGTTTACCGGCTCCGGCGCTTTAAAACCTTGGTTTGTTAGCCATTCATTAGGATTGGCGCCGGTTTCACGTTTAATCAATTCAAGGACGCCATAACCCTCGCCGTTTTCATGGTCATAAAATGCGCCCTTTTGTCTATTTAGTGCAAGGCTTCCTCGCGCACCCCAACGCAATTCAGTAGCGTTTGAAAGGTTGTGATTAGGTTCACCTAGCAAGGCTGTTGCTACAGGCTCGGCGATGTTTGCAAAATTAATCATGCTCGCACCTCCCTAGCCGCGTATCTCATAGATTCAAGTGCAATCATGTGTGCATCTAGTAAATGCAGCGTTTGGCGTTCACAATGGGCCACAAGTGCAACGGCTCTAAAAACATCATTATATTCGTAGCCTAGCAATAAACCTTGTTTAGCAATATTGAAACAACGCGCCCATAAAATGGCAAAGGAATTATTACCGTTAATTGAAATAGGTGTGTTATTATTAATATGCAAACTTTTAAAACTAGGCCCGCATAATACCGGGTCTTTTTTATTTTCCATTTCAGCCCCTTAGCAAAATGCGCTATCAGCGGTTGAAATTTGTTTAGTGGTATTGTTTTTAATCCACAACTCTAAATCTTCAAGTTCATAAAAGACTCTCGATCCAATTTTAATGAAATGAGGAGCGGTTACGCCCCAAAGCTTACCGGTTGTTCGGCTTATGCGAATGGTTGAGGGTGTGGTATTGATAAAGGCCGCTGCTTGAATATCTGTCAAGCGTTCAGGCCATTTGCCGTTTTGTGGAATGTGTGGTTCAGGATTGAATAAAGACTTCTTAGCCATAATAAAAATACTCCGTTTGAGTTGTTTGTATTTGTGTTTACGGCTTCACTTTATTTAATGTCTTTATTAAAACCCTCTGGCGGTTTTTCCTAATTTTTTATTACTGCATAACTATTTATATTTAATAATCACCAATACTAACTAAACATCACTAAAAACATTTATTATTTTTGATTATTTCTCGAAAAAATGTCTAAAACGTCCTTTGTCGCGCTTGGTGAAAGGTGTCCATAATGCTTTTCAATCATTAACGTGGTTTTATGTCCGGCCATGCGTGCAACTGTAAAAAGGGGTAAGCCGGCCATCACTAATGTGCTGATCCAGTTGTGACGAAGTGCGTAAAAATCTAGTGCAGATGGTAAGCCGGCCAGGTTTTTAATTTTTACCCAGGGTTTAACATGGGCTTTTTTATCCATTCTGGCACCCGTAACAGGACTTGGAAAAACCCAATCGCTTTCTATTCCTTGTTTTTTTAAGTCGGCTTTCCAGTATTTAAGCATTTCGATAATTTCAGCGTTAAGGTCTAGGTTTACCTCAATCGGGCTAGGGTGGTGCCTCGTTTTTTCTGGAATTTTGGTTAGTCTTTTAAGGTTTAAATTTACCTCCGACCATGTAAGGCCGTAAATGTCTCCGGTTCGCAATCCTGTGTAATATGCCAGCATGGTAAAAGGTATTGCCCAATGCGCATATTTCAAAGCTGATAGATCAAACAGGTTAGGCTTGCCGTGGCGGATTGAGTTAAGGCGCTGCGCTTTGATTTCTTCATTAAACTGATTCAGTCCACTAAACAAGTTATTAATTTCTTGCTCTGTCAAAATGCGCCGGTCGTCGGTTGATTTTTTACTCTCTTGAGAATGGGGGCGTTCTAGGGGTGACTTTTTAGGTAGCGGGTTTGTATCAATAAACCCATCTTCAACAGCGTTATTCAGCATAGTTTTAAACGCGCCGTAAACTCGTTTGATAGTGTCAAACTGTAACCCGGTTGCTTCTCGGTCAATTTGCCAGTTTTTAATATCGGCACGACTGATTTCTTTCATGGGGCGATCAAGCCAATCATTAAAGTGTCGTTCAATCATTTGAATGGTTTGTGTGCCAGACTTTTTGCGTGCTTGGTATTGAGCATATCGGCCTTTAAGGTAAGCCCCTAGTGTTTGTTGCTTTTCCTGTTTGGCTTTCTTAATTTTCTCTACTCGCTCCGCTGCGGGGTCAATACCGGCTGCAATCTTGCCGATTAGCTTTTGTACCTCTTTTCTCGCGTCGTCAGCATTTAAGCCCGGAAACTTTCCTATTGTGACGGCACCGCGTTTTTGCGTGGAAACGCTAAGGTAGCGATAGCGATAAGTTGCGCCGCGCGCTCCAATTCTGACTTGAAAGCCCTTGATTTCTGTATCGTGAATTTCGTCTATGTTTTCACGCTTGGCTTTGGCAATAATTGCG comes from Thiomicrospira aerophila AL3 and encodes:
- a CDS encoding VapE domain-containing protein; the encoded protein is MINFANIAEPVATALLGEPNHNLSNATELRWGARGSLALNRQKGAFYDHENGEGYGVLELIKRETGANPNEWLTNQGFKAPEPVNTNKQGTGRAIAFYDYCNEVGELVYQVVRFEPKDFRQRRPDPTKPTGWNWSVKGVEPLPYRLQEMASNPGVTVFICEGEKDADNLAALGFLTTTNSGGAKKNGKGWPPSLNRYFAGRDVVILADNDAAGRDHSRAIALSLSAAGVEKIKLVDLPGLANKGDVSDWIAAGGTREKMLELVKAAPMFEAAQLPTPAANDNLTDVHTMPPVPPGTWPHMSEKGKPLNTIPNLNYMLRHYGFNVRYDVIGKDLKVTYPGQSGLVDNSRAAAINTVLSLCALNGLPKTEAAEFLLSIGDQHPINSVMEWITSNPWDGISRLDELAGTLTTRPGYDRNLLRLLLRRWLISAVAAAAMPHGFRSKGVLTLQGPQSAGKTAWFTALVPAQKRELVKIDAIIDPYIKDSVISAVSSWIVELGELEGTFRKSDIARLKGFISADYDQFRRPYGRTEEKYPRKTVFCASVNPNDFLVDDTGNSRWWTIPVISVNYEHRIDMQQLWAEVYEWFKAGERWWLDREEENLLEQSNGDHKQADPIEDLILTAFDIEAPRTMKLTATDVLIKIGYDRPTNAQAQKAATILKAVFGQPRRVKGRTFYEVPKPWQDQPPAYSDEQPY
- a CDS encoding DNA-binding protein, coding for MAKKSLFNPEPHIPQNGKWPERLTDIQAAAFINTTPSTIRISRTTGKLWGVTAPHFIKIGSRVFYELEDLELWIKNNTTKQISTADSAFC
- a CDS encoding tyrosine-type recombinase/integrase; the encoded protein is MGLSAKISNAIIAKAKRENIDEIHDTEIKGFQVRIGARGATYRYRYLSVSTQKRGAVTIGKFPGLNADDARKEVQKLIGKIAAGIDPAAERVEKIKKAKQEKQQTLGAYLKGRYAQYQARKKSGTQTIQMIERHFNDWLDRPMKEISRADIKNWQIDREATGLQFDTIKRVYGAFKTMLNNAVEDGFIDTNPLPKKSPLERPHSQESKKSTDDRRILTEQEINNLFSGLNQFNEEIKAQRLNSIRHGKPNLFDLSALKYAHWAIPFTMLAYYTGLRTGDIYGLTWSEVNLNLKRLTKIPEKTRHHPSPIEVNLDLNAEIIEMLKYWKADLKKQGIESDWVFPSPVTGARMDKKAHVKPWVKIKNLAGLPSALDFYALRHNWISTLVMAGLPLFTVARMAGHKTTLMIEKHYGHLSPSATKDVLDIFSRNNQK